From the genome of Myxococcota bacterium, one region includes:
- a CDS encoding squalene/phytoene synthase family protein, whose translation MRAAPARARRIALALRLDRPLAAAASHPTAGEDALGPAYAHCRAIARRSGSSFLAAFWLFPRAERDALHAIYAFCRLADDIADDPSVQGDRRRLLERWREELGAAYRGKAEHPVGVALGDAVTRFRLPEAHFLDLLDGIEQDLEGAPIETFTTLERYCYCVASTVGLLVCAVRGARSPAEVAYATELGIAVQLTNVLRDVGPDAREGRVYLATEDLRAFGVTPASLAEERPSAAVQSLLREYVGRARARYARADALLPETSRRLLRPAHAMGAIYRDLLETLAKRRFERLVPALRSGHLRRLAIAAKTGWGGKK comes from the coding sequence ATGCGCGCGGCTCCCGCACGAGCAAGGAGAATCGCTCTGGCGCTGCGTCTCGATCGTCCGCTGGCGGCAGCGGCGTCCCACCCGACCGCGGGAGAGGACGCGCTGGGGCCGGCGTACGCCCATTGCCGGGCGATCGCCCGCCGGAGCGGTTCGAGCTTCCTGGCTGCGTTCTGGCTGTTTCCGCGCGCCGAGCGCGACGCGCTCCACGCGATCTACGCGTTCTGTCGGCTGGCCGACGACATCGCCGACGATCCGAGCGTCCAGGGCGATCGGCGCCGACTGCTGGAGCGCTGGCGCGAAGAGCTCGGTGCGGCCTACCGCGGCAAGGCCGAGCACCCGGTCGGCGTCGCCCTCGGCGACGCCGTCACCCGCTTTCGGCTGCCGGAAGCCCATTTCCTCGACCTGCTCGACGGCATCGAGCAGGACCTCGAGGGCGCCCCGATCGAGACCTTCACGACGCTCGAGCGCTATTGCTACTGCGTGGCTTCGACCGTGGGACTGCTGGTGTGCGCCGTGCGTGGGGCGCGTTCCCCGGCCGAGGTGGCTTACGCCACCGAGCTCGGGATCGCCGTGCAGCTCACCAACGTGCTTCGTGACGTAGGACCGGACGCCCGCGAAGGGCGGGTCTATCTGGCGACCGAAGACCTGCGGGCGTTTGGTGTGACCCCGGCCTCCCTGGCCGAGGAGCGCCCGAGCGCGGCCGTCCAGTCCCTCCTGAGGGAGTACGTGGGGCGCGCCCGGGCGCGCTACGCCCGGGCCGACGCGCTGCTCCCCGAAACCTCCCGACGGCTGCTGCGTCCGGCCCACGCGATGGGCGCGATCTACCGTGACCTGCTCGAGACTCTCGCGAAGCGGCGTTTCGAACGACTCGTCCCCGCGCTCCGAAGCGGGCATCTTCGCCGGCTGGCAATCGCCGCGAAGACCGGCTGGGGAGGCAAGAAGTGA